The following DNA comes from Frankia casuarinae.
ACGAACTGGCGTCGAACGAACCGGCGTCAAACGAACCGGCTCGGCCGACGAGGTCACCGATGGCGCCGCCGAAGGACAGGGCCGCCTCCTCGTTCCCGCTGATCACCTCGGGGTCCACACCGAGGATCGCGCGGACCCCGGCGACGAGCTCATGGCGGTTGCGCGCGTCGCGGGTCGCGCTCGTGGCGACCATCCGCACCCGTGAGGCTCCCAGCCGCTCGATCTGCTCGGCATAGTCCCGCAGCGCGGTGAAGGTGCGGGCGAGCGCCTCCGGCGCGAGCTCACCGGTCCGGTCGACCCCGGCCCCCAGCCGGACGATCTCCATCTGGCGGGTCAGCTCGTGCAGGGTCGATCCCTCGACGTCCGCCACCAGCAGACGGATCGAGTTGGTTCCACAGTCGATCGCGGCGACCCGACTCACGGTCTCTCCTCCCCGGTCAAATCCCCTATCGGATCTCTTTCGGATCCCCCGTCGGGTCCCCTGCCGGATCCCCTGTCGAACGACTGCCGGTCGGTCCGTCGCCCGCCGCCCCGCCGCCCGGGGCGGGTCCGGGCGCCTCGGCCTCGTCAACGCCCGGACATCGGCCACCGGCCACGCACGGCCCCCGCCGACCCCAGTCGGGAACAGCCGCAAGGGCCTCGTCACCGAACGGATTGACTCCCGGACCCACGGCGAGACTGTGCGCTACGAGGACGTGCAGGCACTTGACCCGATCGGGCATGCCACCCGCGCTCGGAGCGGCGGGCAGCACCTCGTGCGCGTCGCGCCGGGCGAGGTAGTCCCGGTGGGCGACGGCGTAGGCGGCGGCGAGCCGCGGATCCTCCGCCAGCCGGGCTGTCATCTCGCGCATCACCCCGACCCCCTCCAGCCGCGAGATCGCCGACGCAGCCCGGGGGCAGGTGAGGTAGTACAGGGTCGGGAAGGGGGTGCCGCCGGCAAGCCGCGGTGCGGTCTCGACCACGTCGGGAAGACCGCACGAGCAGCGATGGGCCACCGCGAGGACGGCTCGCGGCTCGCGGGAGAGCTGACGGCGCACGATCTCGAGATCCTCGGCCGTCACCGCCGGTGCCATACTCACCCCCTCGCCGTCATCGCCGTCATCACCGTCCGCCAAGCCCGTTCCTTCGCCGCACCGGGGTCGGGGCTCCCGCCCCGTGACCGCTACGGCGTCGAGATCTCCGACCAGAGTCGGGCGTACCAGGCCGAGCCCCCGGACGACCCGCCGCGGGTCTCGTCGCCGTCCTTGGTGGGTGCCGGTTTGATCGGCATCAGGTACGCCCGCTCACCGGGCTTGACGTAATGCAGCCGACGGCGCGCCTCGTCCTCGACCCAGGCCTGGTCGTCGTAGCGCTCGACCGTCGCCCGCAGCTCGTTGACCCTCGCCTGGGCCTGCGCGTTGGTCCGGCTCAGCTCGGAGAGCTTGGCCTGCTGCTGCAGGTACAGCCGCAGCGGATAGGCGAGGGTCAGGACCAGCACGCAGATCACGACGGCGAGCAGGGTCGCCCTCGTGGTCAGCGCGGTGTTCCGCGGCGGCATGGGATCAGCCGGCTTGCCTGCGGCGGGGGAACGCGGCGGCGCCCGCGTACCGGGCCGCGTCGTCGAGTTCCTCCTCGATGCGCAGCAGCTGATTGTACTTCGCGACCCGCTCCGAGCGCGCCGGGGCGCCGGTCTTGATCTGACCGCAGTCGACCGCGACGGCGAGGTCGGCGATGGTGGTGTCCTCGGTCTCGCCGGACCGGTGGGACATCATTGCCCGGTAGCCGCTACGGTGGGCCAGGTTCACCGCGTCGAGCGTCTCGGTCAGCGTGCCGATCTGGTTCACCTTCACCAGCAGGGCGTTTGCGGCCTTCAAGGCGATCCCGCGAGCCAGCCGCTCCGGGTTGGTCACGAACAAGTCGTCCCCGACGAGCTGCACCTTGCCACCGAGCCGCTCGGTGAGCGCCACCCAGCCATCCCAGTCATCCTCGGCCAGCGGGTCCTCGATGGAGACGATCGGGTAGGCGGAGACGAGCTCGGCATAGTAGTCGCTCAGGTACTCGGCGCTACGCGAGTTGCCCTCGAAGGTGTACGACCCGTCCGCGTAGAACTCGGTGGAGGCAACGTCCAACGCCAGGGCGATGTCCGTCCCCAGGGCGAAGCCGGCCTTGTCGATCCCCTCGGCGATGAGGTCGAGAGCCTCCCGGTTGGTGGGCAGGCTCGGCGCGAAGCCGCCCTCGTCGCCCACGCCGGTCGCCAGGCCCCGCGCCTTCAGCACGCTCTTGAGCGCATGATAGACTTCCGCACCCCAGCGCAGCGACTCGGCGAAGGTGCTCGCGCCGATCGGAGCAATCATGAACTCCTGAATGTCGACGTTGGTGTCGGCGTGCGCACCACCGTTGAGGATGTTCATCATCGGCACCGGGAGCAGGTGCGCGGTCGGACCTCCCAGGTACCGGAACAGCGGCAGGCCGCTCGACGCCGCCGCCGCCTTGGCCACCGCCAGGCTGACCCCGAGCAGGGCGTTGGCGCCGAGGGCCGACTTGCCCGGGGTGCCGTCGAGGTCGATGAGCGTCGCGTCGAGAAGACGCTGCTCGGTGGCCTCCAACTCCATGATCGCCGGACCGATCCGGTCGATCACCGCGGCCACGGCCTTGGTCACGCCCTTGCCGCCATAGCGGTTGTCCCCGTCGCGCAGCTCGACGGCCTCGAAGGCACCGGTGCTCGCCCCGCTGGGCACCGCGGCGCGGCCCAGCGTGCCGTCCTCCAGGACGACCTCGACCTCGACGGTGGGGTTACCGCGCGAGTCAAGGATCTCGCGGGCTCCGACGGCCTCGATAGACGGCACGGCTTCGACCTCCGGTATGCGCTCTGACACGGAACGATGACGCGGTGGCAGCAGCGGACCGCCACAGGCCGGTGACCGGAAGCCACCACCCCGCGGCAGGCCACCGGGGCAGACCCTGATGGCCTGCCGCGGATCGTGGCGCGGGACGAGCGGTGCCGTCCGGACGAAACCGGTCGCTGCGAGACTACCGTCGCCCCACGGCGACGCGACGCCGGTCCCGGCCCGGCGCGGCGCGTCCATTCACCCGCGGCGGGTCCGTTCACCGGCCACCCGACGGTCATTTCACCGCCTGCCTGGCCGTCGGGCACCCGGGCGTCGATCCTCCCGCGGACGGCGGTGTCACGCATCCCACAGGCCGGCGAGTTCGTTGTGGGCCACCGGTGCGGACCGGCTAACCGATCCGCCCGATCGGCGGCATGACCAGCGGACCGGCCGAGGGCAGACCAAGCCGCGCCGCCAGCGGTGCCAGCGCCCCCCAACCCGGGACGAAGCCGGCACCGGGACCAGCGCCGAGCAGGCCCAGGGCGGACCCGGCCACCGACCCGGCCACCGACCCGGCCACCGACCCGGCCACCGACCCGGCCACCGACGCGGCGGCCCCGCGGTCCTCGCTGGACTTCGGCGACCGGACCCGTTCCAGCACCGACGGCTTGGGCGTCAGCCGCACCCGCGGAGTCTCACCGGCCGGCAGACCGGCGCGCGACCAGGCGAGTTCGATCGCCTGCGCCAACCCGCCGAGGACGTCCACCAAGCCGTGCGCATGGGCGTCCGCGCCGGTCCACACCCGGCCGCGGGCCAGCTGGTGCGCCTGGTCCCGGGACAGCCCGCGAGCGACCGCCACCTTGTCAACGAAGTCGGCGTAGACCCGGTCCAGGAACTCCTCCAGTTTCTCCCGCTCCCCCGGGGTGAAGGGCCGCCGCGGCGACATCATCAGCGCATGCTCGCCCTCCGCGACGGCACCGAAGCCCACTCCCACCTTGTCGAGCAGCCCGCTGATCACCTGCTTGCCGGCGAACACCCCGATCGAGCCGGTCAGCGTGCCGGGGTTCGCCACGATCGCATCGGATGCCAGGGCGACGAAGTAGCCACCAGAGGCCGCCACGTCACCCATCGAGACGATCAGCGGCCGGCCGCTGGCCCGGAACCGCTCGGCCTCCCGGCGGACCAGGTCGGAGGCGACGTAGGAACCCCCAGGGCTGCTCACCCGGAACACCGCCGCCGCCACCGCGGGATCACGCGCGGCGGAACGGAAGGCCGCCGCGGTGGCCTCCGCTGCGAGCACCGGCCCGGAGAACGGACCCGGGGCACCGTGTCCGAGGACGACCGGCCCGGTCCCATGGATGAGCGCGATGACCGACTTCTTCGGGTCTCGATGTGGCGCCGTCACGGAGGGGGCCAGCGCACTCGTCCCGCTGCCCGCGGCCTCGTCCGGGTGGAGGTGGGCCTCCCCGGCGCCGTCGGGACGGGAGCCGTCCCGATCATCGGGAACCTCGCGGAAGAAGAAAGCCGCCGGACCGCCGGCCGCCAGCGCCGCCACGCGAAGCGCCGGGAACTTCTCCCGCCGCTCGGCGGACCGCCGGTAGGCGGAGGCGTACATCAAAACCGGCTCCGCGCCGGACCCGCGGCGCGCATCCTCCCGGCCCGCGCCCTCCCCGTCACCCCCGAATCCGGCCGACGGCCCCCGCGTCACCCGTTCCCGTGCCGCCGCGTACACCTCGTCGCGGTAGCCGAGACGGTCGACGAGACCGGTGTCGAGCGCGACGGACCCGGCCAGCGGTCCGAGATCGATCAGACGCCGAACCCGGTCGGTGGACAGCCCGCGTCCCTCGGCGATGCCGGCCACGATCTGGTCAGAGCTGGACTCGATGATCCGGCTGACCGCCTCCAGGTGCGCCGGGGTGAAGTCCCGCTCCACCAGCGTGTTGACGGCGTTCTTGTACTCGTACCGCTGGCCGATCTCGACGGAGATACCGAGCCGGTCGAGCGCTCCCCGCAGGAACGGCGCCTCCATCCCGAGACCGGTCAGGCCGCAGTCACCGGGCGGGGCGAGCCAGATCTCGTCGAACGCGCAGGCCAGATAGTAGGGCGCCGTGCCGCCCCCGAACTCCCCGAAGGTGTCCGCGTAGGCGATGGCGGTGCCACCGGCCGCACGAAACGCGGCGATCGCGGCGCGAATCTCCTGGATACGTGCCAGCGGCATCCCGCAGGCGGCGATATGCGCGACCACGATGGACACCCGGGGATCCTCGGTCGCGTACCGTAGGCCTTCGACGACATCCCGCAGGGTCGTCCGACGCCGGGCGAGCGCCAGGGTGATCGGGTCGGTGGGGACGCCTTCGATCGGGTCGACCGTCAGATCGAGTTCAAGGACGATCGGAGCCGTCCGCCGCGCCGCGATCTGGCGGACGTCGGCCAGCGCCTTACGTGGGATGGCAGCCATGCCCTCAGAGGCTAGCCTTCCCCCGCACGGCGCCTCCGGCGCAGTGCGGGGACCCCTGGCATCGGGCGCCGTACGGGGTCTCCGTCGCCTCGCCTTCGGCGAACCTCCTGGGACAACCCTCAAAGAACCCACGGCGCCTCCGGCGCAAAGAACCCACAGCGCCTCCGGCGCAGTGCGGGGACCCCTGGCATCGGGCGCCGTACGGGGTCTCCGTCGCCTCGCCTTCGGCGAACCTCCTGGGACAACCCTCAAAGAACCCACGGCGCCTCCGGCGCAAAGAACCCACAGCGCCTCCGGCGCAGTGCGGGGACCCCTGGCGCCGCCGGAAAATAACTTCAAGTTTTGATCTTGGTCTTGCCGGTGCGATGCGCGAGGCCCGCCGCGGTGGGTGCGGTGATCGGTATCCGCGGATCAGACGGTTCCTCCCGACCGTTTCGCGTCGTCGTGCAGCCCGCCGACGAACGACTCCGCGACGCTGACCTGCTCCCGAAGCGTGGAGAGTTTTTCCTCCGCGAGTACCACCCAGGTGCCAAGCCGCTCCTGGAGCTCGGCCCGGACGCCCGCGGCGAGGTCGGGCTCGGCGAGCTCATCACGAAGGGCCAGCAGCGACCGTATCTCCTCCAGGGTGAACCCCAACGGTTTCATCTTCTTGATGAGGAGCAGCCGCTCGATGGCGTCGTCGTCGTAGAGACGAAATCCCCCTACGGTCCGACCTACCGGCGCGAGGAGCCCTGACTCCTCATAGTAGCGGACTGTTCGCAGGGAGAGGCTGACCCGCTCCGCAACGTCCCCGATCTGGTAAACGTCGCCACGGGTCGTGTTCGATCCCGAAACACCACGGCGCTTGGTGGACAACTCGGCCCTTACGTTAGGGTAGATATTGGACGACCGGACCGGACGATTTTGGGCAACCGGACCGGACGTCAGGCAGTCGACTGTACGTCGCTCGGCGATGTGGCGCCCCCTTCGCCGAAGCGGGCGGGACGGGGGAGTGCGGGGCGCCCGAGCGTGCCGTCCGTCGTCCGGTACCGACCGGACCGCGTTGCCGGAAACGTGAGATGCGTCACGTCGGAGCCGTCGCGCTCGCCGATGCGGCCCTGCGGCCGTGTCCACGGCGTCCACCCGGCCGGCCCCGCGTTCGTATGGACGCGCACGTTACCGCGGCCCCGACGAACATGGCGCCGGTCCGAACGGGAGGAGGGTGGGTTGCCGGGGCGGGTGGGAAGGTTGTCGTAGGCTGGACATATCGTCTGTGCCGACAGGGCTGAGCCGATCGAGGTCGATCCGGTATCAAGGTTGACCCGTATTAAGGTCGGCTCGGCATCAAGATCGATTGGGTATCGAGGTTGACCCGCTGCCGGCGCCTGCGGACCGGGGCATCGCCGGGCGGAAGCGTCGTGTGGAGCGGGGCCGGGCCGGACGGTAGATCAGGGCCGGATCGGCCTCGCCGTGTCACGTCGTCGGATCCCAACCATCGGATCCCAACCAACCGAGAGGCACAGGGACGCACCCCATGACCCTCGCGCCGTTGCTCGACGCGCTGATCGCCCGTCCCGGCGGGGACCCTGCCCTGGGCCGGGCGATCGGCGCGGTCGGTGAACCGGTCCTCGACCTCGCTGGTCCCGCGGCGTTGCGGCCCTTCGCCGCCGCGGCCCTGGCGGTCGGGGCCGACCGGCCGGTCCTCGCTGTCGTGGCTACCGGCCGGGAGGCCGAGGATCTGGCGTCGGCGCTCGGCAGCCTGCTCGGTCCCGATGTGGTCACGGTCTTCCCGAGCTGGGAGACCCTGCCCCACGAGCGGCTGTCCCCCCGGGCTGACACGGTCGGGCAGCGCCTCGCCGTGCTGCGCCGGCTCGCGCATCCGGCGAGCACCGGTCGGCCGCCACTGCGGATCGTGGTCGCGTCGATCCGTGCGGTGTTGCAACCCCAGGTGGCCGGGCTCGGCGAGCTCGCACCGGTCACCCTCGCCGAGGGCGATACGGCCGACCTCGACGGCGTGGTGACGCGGCTGGTGGACATCGCTTATCACCGGGTGGACCTGGTCGAGCGGCGCGGCGAGATCGCCGTGCGCGGCGGCATCCTCGACGTCTTCCCGCCCACCGAGGAACATCCGCTGCGGGTCGAGTTCTTCGGCGATGAAGTCGAGGACATCCGCCGGTTCTCCGTGGCGGACCAGCGGGCGCTACCGGAGGATGATGGCGCGACCGGTGGTGGCCGTGTCCTGTTCGCGCCGCCGTGCAGCGAACTGCTACTGACCGCGCAGGTGCGGGCGCGGGCCGCGGACCTCGCGACGCGCCACCCGGAGCTGCTGGACCTGCTCGACAAGATCGCCGACGGCATCCCCGTGGAGGGGATGGAGGCGCTCGCCCCGGTACTCGTCGACGCCATGTCACTACTCCTGGACGATCTGCCGGCCGGCACCCACGTGCTGGTCTGCGATCCCGAACGGGTCCGTTCGCGGGCGAGCGAACTGGTGCGCACGAGCCAGGAGTTCCTCGACGCGTCGTGGAGCGTCGCGGCGCTGGGTGGCGGCGCGCCGATCGATCTCGGCGCGGCCGCCTACCGATCGATCATCGAGGTCCGCGAGCGTGCGGAGGATCTCGGCCTGCCGTGGTGGTCGGTCACTCCCTTCATGTCGACCCCGGCAGGCAGCGACCGGGAACCGGCGGGCACCGGGCTGACGGGCGCCGCCTACGACGGGACCGAGTACGGCGACAACTACGGCGACAACTACGGCGACAACACGGTGGTCGCCAGCCTCCGGCCCGCGCCGATCTACCACGGGGACACCGCGGCGGTCATCGCCGACGTCAAGGGCTGGCTCGCCGAGTCCTGGCGAGTGCTGCTGGTCACCGAGGGGCACGGTCCGGCGCAGCGCCTGGTGGAGATGCTGCGCGACGCCGACCTGGGCGCCGGCCTCGCCGAGGAGGCCACGCTCACTCCGGGCGTCGCCATAGTCACCTGCGGTCGGCTCGCCACCGGCTTCACCAGCGATACTTTGCGCCTCGCCGTTCTTACTGAAAGCGACATCGCGGGTGCCCGCGGGGTGAGCACGAAGGACATGCGGCGCATGCCGAGCCGGCGGCGCAAGGGCATCGATCCGCTCGCCCTGCTCCCCGGGGACATGGTGGTCCACGACGCGCACGGCGTCGGCCGCTACGTCGAGATGGTCACCAGGACCGTCGCGGGCGCCAAGCGGGAGTATCTTCTGCTGGAGTACGCCCGGGGCGACCGACTGTATGTGCCGACCGACCAGCTTGAACAGATCACCCGGTATGTCGGGGGTGACGCGCCGAGCCTGGACCGCATCGGCGGCGCCGACTGGGCCAAGCGCAAGAGTCGGGCCCGCAGGGCCGTCAAGGAGATCGCCGGTGAGCTGATCCGGCTCTACAGCGCCCGGATGGCTGCTCCCGGGCATGCCTTCGCTCCCGACAGTCCCTGGCAGCGTGAGCTGGAGGACGCCTTCCCGTTCCGAGAGACACCCGATCAGCTCGCCGCCATCGACGAGGTCAAGGCCGACATGGAGAAGCCGGTCCCGATGGACCGGGTAATCTGCGGCGACGTCGGCTACGGCAAGACCGAGATCGCGGTGCGGGCCGCGTTCAAGGCGGTGCAGGACGGCAAGCAGGTCGCGGTGCTGGTGCCCACGACGCTGCTGGTCCAGCAGCACTTCCAGACCTTCTCCGAGCGTTACGCCGCATTCCCGGTGGTGGTGAAGGCGATGAGCCGGTTCAACTCGCCCGCCGAACACAAGGCGGTGCAGGAGGGGCTCGCTACCGGCAGTGTCGACGTGGTCATCGGCACCCACCGGCTGCTGTCCGGGGAGAACCGCTTCAAGGATCTCGGCCTGGTGATCGTCGACGAGGAGCAGCGCTTCGGTGTCGAGCACAAGGAGCAGCTCAAGAAGATGCGCACGGCGGTGGACGTGCTCACGATGAGCGCCACACCGATCCCCCGCACGCTGGAGATGTCGATCACCGGCATCCGGGAGCTGTCGACCATCGACACTCCGCCCGAGGAGCGGCACCCGGTGCTGACCTCGGTCGCCGCCTACGACGCCCGTCAGGTGGCCGCGGCGATCCGCCGGGAGCTGCTGCGCGAGGGGCAGGTCTTCTTCATCCACAACCGGGTGGAGACGATCGACCGGGCCGCCGCCCGGCTGCGCGATCTGGTTCCCGAGGCGCGGATCGCCACCGCCCACGGCCAGCTGCACGAGGACGCGCTTGAGCAGGTCATGGTCTCCTTCTGGGAGAAGAAGTTCGACGTGCTGGTCTGCACGACGATCGTGGAGTCGGGCCTGGACATCTCCAACGCCAACACCCTCATCGTCGAGCGGGCCGACGTGTTCGGCCTGTCCCAGCTGCACCAGCTGCGCGGCCGGGTCGGGCGGGGCCGGGACCGGGCGTACGCCTACTTCCTCTACCCGCCGGACAAGCCGCTGACCGAGACCGCCCACGACCGGCTCGCCACGATCGCCCAGCACAACGACCTTGGTGCCGGAATGGCCGTGGCCATGAAGGACCTGGAGATCCGGGGAGCGGGCAACCTGCTCGGCGGCGAGCAGTCCGGGCACATCGCCTCGGTCGGGTTCGACATGTACGTGCGGATGGTCGGCGAAGCGGTGGCCGAGTACCGCAGGGAGGGGGTCGAGGAGCCCCCGGAGGTCAAGGTCGAGCTGCCGGTCGACGCGAGCCTGCCGCATGACTACGTGCCGAGCGAGCGGCTGCGGCTGGATGCCTACCGGCGGCTGGCCGGCGCCGCCACGGACGCCGACATCGACGAGGTGCGTGGCGAGCTCGTGGACCGGTTCGGTCCGGTGCCCGAACCGGTCGAGAACCTGCTGGCCGTCGCGGGCCTGCGGGTGCTTGCCCGGCGCTTCGGCGTCACGGAGATCATCACCGCCGGTCGCCAGATCCGGTTCGCTCCGCTGGAGCTGCGGGAGAGTCAGACACTCCGGCTGACCCGGCTCTACCGGGGCGCCGTGGTCAAACCGGCGGTGCGGACCGTACTCGTTCCCGCGCCGACCGAGACGGGGCGCATCGGTTCCCGGCCATTGCGGGACCGGGCCCTGCTCGTCTGGGTCGGCCAGCTCCTGCATGCGGTCGCGGGCGACTCGGTCGCCGCCGCGGCGGCCTCGATCTGACTCCTGGCGTAGGGCGCCGTACCGTACGCCACGCTGAGCGGATACCGTCTCGGCTCGTGAAGCTTTCCCGTCTCCTCGCCGGTGTCGGGCTCCTCATGCTCGTCGGTACCGGGTGCACGACCCATGCCGGGGCCGCCGCCCAGGTCGGTTCGCAGACCATCGGGACCTCCCAGCTGCGCGGCATCGTCGACCGTGGGCTCAAGGCCGCGCAGACGGTACCGATCCCGCAGACCTCGCAGTCGGCGTCGCAGAGTCTCAACCGGGGTGAACTCCAGCGACGAACCCTGACCACGCTCGTGCAGCTCGAATTGATCTCCGGTGAGGCGAAGCGGCTGGGGATCTCGCTGACCGGCCAGGACATCGCGTCCTACTACCAGGCGTACGCGATCCTGCAGTTCGGCAGCGTGAAGGCGTTCGAGCAGCGAGCCGCCGCGGCAGGCTTCGCCCAGCAGGACGTGGCGACGATCGTCCGCTCGGGAGCGTTCGAGTCGGCGCTCGGGGACAAGATCAGCCCGGGTGTCCTCGCCTCCGACGCGGACACCCGCGCCCAGTACGACAGCATCGTCGATCAGATCGGGAAGATCCCTCTCAGCTACCGGCAGGCCAAGCCCTACCTGGCTCGGTTCCTGGTGGCGGACAAACGGGCGACGAAGGTGCGTCCGCTACTCGCGCAGGCCGAGTCCCGGGATCCCATCTCGATAAACCCACGATTTGGTACCTGGGACACGAAGCAGTTCGCCGTGGTCGCCGCTGAGGGCTCGATCGCCAGCAAGCCCGCGCCCACGCCGATCCTGGACCTGACCACCCGATCCTGAGCGGACGGCGACATGTTGATGCGGATCACCGTGGTCGTCACCAGCCCCCGGGTGGCACCGGGAATTCTCACGGCCCGGGCGTGGGATGTCGTGCGCACGGTGCCCGTCCTGACCGCGAGCCCCACGCATCCTCAGCTCGCCGCGCTGCGGGCGGCCGGTGCGACCGTCCTGATCGTCGATCCCGGCGATCCCGGCGATCCCGGCGGTCTGGCCGGCGCGGTGACCCTCATCCGGGCCGCCCTGCCTGATCCCGCGGCGGCCGAGGTCGCCTGGCTACCCGATCCGCTTGCGCCGAACATCCTCGACTGCCTCCTCGGCGAGGCGAGTGGATCCGGGGAACGCAACGATGCCGGCGTCGACGGGGTGACCGGGGTCGAAGTGACGAGCCTCGTGGCCACCAGGGAGCTGCCCGGCTCGAGCCTGTTGGACGCCGTCGCGGTCATGGACCGCCTGCGGTCGCCGGGCGGCTGCCCCTGGGACGCCGAGCAGACGCACACCTCGCTCGCACCGTACCTGGTCGAGGAGACGTACGAGGCGTATCAGGCGATCGAGGACGGCGATCTCACCGAGCTGCGCGAGGAACTCGGCGACGTGCTGATGCAGGTGCTCTTCCACGCTCGGATCGCCGCCGAGCGCGCCGACGACGGCTGGGACGTCGATGACATCGCGGCCGGTCTGGTGGCCAAGTTGATCCGCCGTCATCCGCACGTGTTCGGTGACGTGGTCGTGGACGGTCCGGCGAACGTCGTCGCCAACTGGGACGCGATCAAGGCGGTCGAGAAGGGGCGCGTCTCGGTGACCGAGGGTGTCCCACTCTCCCAACCGGCGTTGTCCCTCGCGGCCAAGCTGCTGAAGCGGGCGGCCGGCATCGGCGTCCCGGCGGATCTCGCGCTGACCGGGACGGCCGCGTGGGGTGTGACCGACGCGGGCGATCGGGTCACCGAGATCGCCGCCACGGCCGCCGTACTGGCCCGGTCGGGCACGGCGGGGGACGACCTGATCGGTGATCTGCTCTTTGCCGCCGTCGCGCTCGCCCGGACGGCCTCCGTCGATCCGGAGCGGGCCCTTCGGGCGACCGCCCGTCGCTTCCGGGACCGGCTGGCCGCCGTCGAGGGCACAGTCCGTGCCGAGGGCGCCGATCCGGCTTCCCTGTCCGACACCCGCTGGCGCGCAATCTGGCGGCAGCTACCCGGGTAAGCACCGATCACCGGCGCCCGATGCCAGGGAGTACCGGGTTGGCGAGCCTGATCGTGGGCGGGGCGTCGTGGCGGGTGCCGCGCTGGCCGGGCTTCTTGACCGGGTACTGGTTGTGGCGGGCGCGGCGGACGCGGCGG
Coding sequences within:
- a CDS encoding DUF501 domain-containing protein, which translates into the protein MAPAVTAEDLEIVRRQLSREPRAVLAVAHRCSCGLPDVVETAPRLAGGTPFPTLYYLTCPRAASAISRLEGVGVMREMTARLAEDPRLAAAYAVAHRDYLARRDAHEVLPAAPSAGGMPDRVKCLHVLVAHSLAVGPGVNPFGDEALAAVPDWGRRGPCVAGGRCPGVDEAEAPGPAPGGGAAGDGPTGSRSTGDPAGDPTGDPKEIR
- a CDS encoding FtsB family cell division protein — its product is MPPRNTALTTRATLLAVVICVLVLTLAYPLRLYLQQQAKLSELSRTNAQAQARVNELRATVERYDDQAWVEDEARRRLHYVKPGERAYLMPIKPAPTKDGDETRGGSSGGSAWYARLWSEISTP
- the eno gene encoding phosphopyruvate hydratase yields the protein MPSIEAVGAREILDSRGNPTVEVEVVLEDGTLGRAAVPSGASTGAFEAVELRDGDNRYGGKGVTKAVAAVIDRIGPAIMELEATEQRLLDATLIDLDGTPGKSALGANALLGVSLAVAKAAAASSGLPLFRYLGGPTAHLLPVPMMNILNGGAHADTNVDIQEFMIAPIGASTFAESLRWGAEVYHALKSVLKARGLATGVGDEGGFAPSLPTNREALDLIAEGIDKAGFALGTDIALALDVASTEFYADGSYTFEGNSRSAEYLSDYYAELVSAYPIVSIEDPLAEDDWDGWVALTERLGGKVQLVGDDLFVTNPERLARGIALKAANALLVKVNQIGTLTETLDAVNLAHRSGYRAMMSHRSGETEDTTIADLAVAVDCGQIKTGAPARSERVAKYNQLLRIEEELDDAARYAGAAAFPRRRQAG
- a CDS encoding S49 family peptidase, whose product is MAAIPRKALADVRQIAARRTAPIVLELDLTVDPIEGVPTDPITLALARRRTTLRDVVEGLRYATEDPRVSIVVAHIAACGMPLARIQEIRAAIAAFRAAGGTAIAYADTFGEFGGGTAPYYLACAFDEIWLAPPGDCGLTGLGMEAPFLRGALDRLGISVEIGQRYEYKNAVNTLVERDFTPAHLEAVSRIIESSSDQIVAGIAEGRGLSTDRVRRLIDLGPLAGSVALDTGLVDRLGYRDEVYAAARERVTRGPSAGFGGDGEGAGREDARRGSGAEPVLMYASAYRRSAERREKFPALRVAALAAGGPAAFFFREVPDDRDGSRPDGAGEAHLHPDEAAGSGTSALAPSVTAPHRDPKKSVIALIHGTGPVVLGHGAPGPFSGPVLAAEATAAAFRSAARDPAVAAAVFRVSSPGGSYVASDLVRREAERFRASGRPLIVSMGDVAASGGYFVALASDAIVANPGTLTGSIGVFAGKQVISGLLDKVGVGFGAVAEGEHALMMSPRRPFTPGEREKLEEFLDRVYADFVDKVAVARGLSRDQAHQLARGRVWTGADAHAHGLVDVLGGLAQAIELAWSRAGLPAGETPRVRLTPKPSVLERVRSPKSSEDRGAAASVAGSVAGSVAGSVAGSVAGSALGLLGAGPGAGFVPGWGALAPLAARLGLPSAGPLVMPPIGRIG
- a CDS encoding MerR family transcriptional regulator; translated protein: MSTKRRGVSGSNTTRGDVYQIGDVAERVSLSLRTVRYYEESGLLAPVGRTVGGFRLYDDDAIERLLLIKKMKPLGFTLEEIRSLLALRDELAEPDLAAGVRAELQERLGTWVVLAEEKLSTLREQVSVAESFVGGLHDDAKRSGGTV
- the mfd gene encoding transcription-repair coupling factor; translated protein: MTLAPLLDALIARPGGDPALGRAIGAVGEPVLDLAGPAALRPFAAAALAVGADRPVLAVVATGREAEDLASALGSLLGPDVVTVFPSWETLPHERLSPRADTVGQRLAVLRRLAHPASTGRPPLRIVVASIRAVLQPQVAGLGELAPVTLAEGDTADLDGVVTRLVDIAYHRVDLVERRGEIAVRGGILDVFPPTEEHPLRVEFFGDEVEDIRRFSVADQRALPEDDGATGGGRVLFAPPCSELLLTAQVRARAADLATRHPELLDLLDKIADGIPVEGMEALAPVLVDAMSLLLDDLPAGTHVLVCDPERVRSRASELVRTSQEFLDASWSVAALGGGAPIDLGAAAYRSIIEVRERAEDLGLPWWSVTPFMSTPAGSDREPAGTGLTGAAYDGTEYGDNYGDNYGDNTVVASLRPAPIYHGDTAAVIADVKGWLAESWRVLLVTEGHGPAQRLVEMLRDADLGAGLAEEATLTPGVAIVTCGRLATGFTSDTLRLAVLTESDIAGARGVSTKDMRRMPSRRRKGIDPLALLPGDMVVHDAHGVGRYVEMVTRTVAGAKREYLLLEYARGDRLYVPTDQLEQITRYVGGDAPSLDRIGGADWAKRKSRARRAVKEIAGELIRLYSARMAAPGHAFAPDSPWQRELEDAFPFRETPDQLAAIDEVKADMEKPVPMDRVICGDVGYGKTEIAVRAAFKAVQDGKQVAVLVPTTLLVQQHFQTFSERYAAFPVVVKAMSRFNSPAEHKAVQEGLATGSVDVVIGTHRLLSGENRFKDLGLVIVDEEQRFGVEHKEQLKKMRTAVDVLTMSATPIPRTLEMSITGIRELSTIDTPPEERHPVLTSVAAYDARQVAAAIRRELLREGQVFFIHNRVETIDRAAARLRDLVPEARIATAHGQLHEDALEQVMVSFWEKKFDVLVCTTIVESGLDISNANTLIVERADVFGLSQLHQLRGRVGRGRDRAYAYFLYPPDKPLTETAHDRLATIAQHNDLGAGMAVAMKDLEIRGAGNLLGGEQSGHIASVGFDMYVRMVGEAVAEYRREGVEEPPEVKVELPVDASLPHDYVPSERLRLDAYRRLAGAATDADIDEVRGELVDRFGPVPEPVENLLAVAGLRVLARRFGVTEIITAGRQIRFAPLELRESQTLRLTRLYRGAVVKPAVRTVLVPAPTETGRIGSRPLRDRALLVWVGQLLHAVAGDSVAAAAASI
- a CDS encoding SurA N-terminal domain-containing protein, encoding MKLSRLLAGVGLLMLVGTGCTTHAGAAAQVGSQTIGTSQLRGIVDRGLKAAQTVPIPQTSQSASQSLNRGELQRRTLTTLVQLELISGEAKRLGISLTGQDIASYYQAYAILQFGSVKAFEQRAAAAGFAQQDVATIVRSGAFESALGDKISPGVLASDADTRAQYDSIVDQIGKIPLSYRQAKPYLARFLVADKRATKVRPLLAQAESRDPISINPRFGTWDTKQFAVVAAEGSIASKPAPTPILDLTTRS